The Triticum urartu cultivar G1812 chromosome 5, Tu2.1, whole genome shotgun sequence genome contains the following window.
CCATGTTCATCATGTCTCCAGTCTCCTTTCTTGTTGTATCCTCTCCTAGGTTTCCCTTTCTCTTTTCCCTTGCACCAAAGAGGTCAACCATACGTACAAGTGCATCAGTTTTAACACTTTCATTTGACCACTTCTCATTCATCCTAGGACTTGGCGAATAAGAACATGGCATCTTCTTCCCAATCTTGGCACGCTTCGTACGAGGTGTAGCTTCGACATCATGACTTTCAAAACCTGAATCATCATCCATATTAAAGCGAGATGAACCACCTTGATATGTGGGAATTGGCACCCTAGCATGTTCATTTGTGACACAACAAGCATCAAACACCTCTCTCATTTTGTCCTCCTCTGCTAGTGGAGCATACCGGAACTTCGCAGCTAACGGATTTGCCTGCAATCATATACCAGGACTCACGGTTAAATAATGGTAGAAGAACATCACTCACTACTTGAatgaatgacatggcaacaaaatacctTTATCTCCAATGGCCACCACTCATCTGTAGCTGCAATGGTCTTTGTATATTCACCTCTACCAATGCCAGTTGCTTTTTGAGTCAATGTATTCCATACACTGTAGTCTGCTCTACATATATCCCATCTATTCTTCAGTTGGTCAGAAGAATAATTTCT
Protein-coding sequences here:
- the LOC125507179 gene encoding L10-interacting MYB domain-containing protein-like → MDACVEEVRANNRGGTTLTDIGKANLVRKFNERSGRNYSSDQLKNRWDICRADYSVWNTLTQKATGIGRGEYTKTIAATDEWWPLEIKANPLAAKFRYAPLAEEDKMREVFDACCVTNEHARVPIPTYQGGSSRFNMDDDSGFESHDVEATPRTKRAKIGKKMPCSYSPSPRMNEKWSNESVKTDALVRMVDLFGAREKRKGNLGEDTTRKETGDMMNMVIADGAKPGSDVHFYASHLMLERKYLDIFVTFKDHEPSARLRWIERTWELNKNK